A stretch of DNA from Cannabis sativa cultivar Pink pepper isolate KNU-18-1 chromosome X, ASM2916894v1, whole genome shotgun sequence:
ATAGACTTCCCACAAGAGTTTTAAACTACATAACACCCTATGAGACTCTATTTCATACCAAACCAGATTATAATATTCTAAAATCCTTTGGTTGTGCCTGCTACCCTCATTTGAGGCCTTACAATCAACATAAAATGGAGTATAGGACACAACAATGTCTATTTTTGGGGTACTCTACTCACCATAAAGGGTACATCTGTGAAAGCAATGAAGGCAGGGTCTATATTGCCCGAAATGTTGTTTTCAATGAACAACATTATCCTGCAAAAGTTCCCCTATTCACCATCAGGTACAATCCTCAACCACTCCTTCATTTCCTTTCACTACCTTTAATACTTTACCTTTATCTTCTCATGCTAATGTACCTACTATGTTTGACTCTCATATGTCTTCTCATGAACCACCTGTCCAAACTCTACCCGAGACACACCCACCATCTCGAAATACTCAATCAAACAGTGACCCCACTGTTCCCACTACCATGCCTTTATCATCAAACAATGACTTGTCTACATTACCAACTGTACCTAGTCATACCAACCCCACTCCACCACCAGACCGGTCCCCCACTATCCATGTGTCATTGAACACTTTACCATTACCAAATGTACCTGATGCTACAACATCACATCATCATCCTCCTAGTTCATCTAATACCTCTCTAGACTCAACCAAAATCATCCCAGCTCCTTCTATAGGCCGACATCATCCAATGAAAACTAGATCTCAAAATGGGATTACCAAACCCAAAGCCTATCTTGCTACTAAGCATCCTCTCCCTGAATCTCTCATTCCCTTTGAACCTAAGTCTCTTAAAGATGCCCTCACCAATCCCAAATGGTTTGCTGCAATGAACCATGAGTTCACTGCTCTTACCAATCAAAAAACTTGGACATTGGTTCCCTATACTAAAGACATGCAGGTGATTACTAATAAATGGATACACAGGGTTAAGCTAAACAAAGATGGGTCTCTTGACAAGTGCAAATCAAGATTAGTGGCCAAAGGGTATCTTCAAACACCTGGGATTGACTATGAAGACACATTTAGTCCAGTGGTGAAGCCAGTGACTGTTCGGGTTGTTCTTTCACTTGCTGTCAGCAAAAATTGGTGTGTCAAGCAGTTAGATGTAAGCAATGCCTTTTTAAATGGGACTCTTAATGAAACAGTATATATGCAACAACCCCCAGGTTTTGTTGACAAGTCCAAGCCAGATCATGTGTGTCTTCTTCATAAAGCCTTATATGGCTTGAAACAGGCTCCAAGAGCATGGAATGATAAACTAAAGCAAACTCTTCTTCATTGGGGATTTTCAGCATCAAAATCCGACACTTCTCTATTCTATCATGGCTCGGGTAACACATTGGTTTATTTGCTTGTTTATGTGGATGATATCTTACTCACAGGTCCCAATACTTCTCTTCTTAATCAGTTTATCGCTGCTCTCAATACTGAATTTTCACTAAAAGATTTGGGGCCGATTCATTATTTTTTTGGGGTTGAGGTTTATCGAGATCAAAATGGCATGTATCTCAGTCAAAGTAAGTACATTACTGATTTGCTTACCAAAGTTCACATGGAGGGAGCCAAAATTTGTCCTAATCCTACAAGTTCAAGTTCTAAATTGAGTCTAAATGATGGAGATCCTTTTGAAGACATCACATTATACCGAAGTACCATTGGGGCCTTACAATATTTGAGCTTAACTCGGCTTGATGTTGCCTATATTACAAACAAACTAAGTCAATTTCTTAAGGCACCAACTATCAAACACTGGGAAGCATGCAAAAGATTGCTTCGGTATCCCAAAGGTACTCTCACGGAAGGCATCTGGATTAGACCAACTGACAATCTTCACTGGACAGGTTTTACCGATGCAGATTGGGCAAGCTGCATTGATGATAGGAGATCAACTGGGGGTTATCTTATGTTTTTGGGTGACAATTTGGTGTCTTGGTCAGCCAAGAAGCAACATGTTGTTGCTCGATCAAGCACCGAGAGTGAATTTCGTGCTCTTGCTAACGCTGCAGCAGAAGTTCAGTGGCTTCTATCTCTTCTGTCTGAACTTCAAATCCCTCAGTTAAAAGCACCTGTTCTGTGGGTTGACAACCAAGGAGCTACTGCCCTTACTGCCAATCCCGTGTTTCATGCTCGATGTAAACATATTGAGATCGATCTCCACTTTGTTCGTGATCAAATCCTAGCAAAACAACTCCTAGTTTGCTATGTCCCTTCATTTGATCAAGCTGCAGATATATTGACCAAGCCTTTAACAACAGATCGGTTCAACtacttgaagaacaaacttCATATGGCTTCATCGCCATTTCGTTTGAGGGGGGATATTAACCAAGAATCTGTTAGTTAAAGTCAAAGGAAGTTTCTTACAGTCAAATGCTGTTATTCTGTTATGCCAactgtatttttctgtttttactGTCTTCATTGTTGGTTTGTTTTTCATCTTGTATCTGCAACTACTctatataaataaattcaaGCTAACCATTAAGGGTTAAGCTTTTCTTGGCATTGTTCTTTTGCTGTGCACTATACTCTGTTAATTTCGTTTGTCTTGATTAGCTCCTACATGCTGTGTGATAATTGGGATTTGCTTACATCAGTTGCCTATATTTTGTTTATTCATTATGTCGTGTTGCTGCTTGTTTTTATGTTTGCTGTTTTAGTATTAATATTGTAATTTGGGGTTGGTTTGTATATGAACTGCAAAGAAATCCAGAATTTTGTTTAATAGTTTGGTGATTGAGTTTTGGGGATTTGTATTGATATTTGATTTAATTGGCATTTTATATCTATATTTGATTTAAGAGTTTTGGTTTGCTGCATGAATTAGTGCACGAGTAAATAGCTTTCAAGTGTCTTTACTATTCATTTTATGACACAACGAGTAGCTATGATCAACTTGAAATGATATTCAAGTATTGCTCaaaaagtctttttttttaaaaaaaggagaAAGATGTCACTTGTATAGACTGACCCCTCCCCCAAAATATATTGAAAAACCTCATTTTTGGTGGAGGAAAACCATGGTTACAGAGTTTTAGCACAAAACAACTAAAACGAACAGTATTCAAACAAGACATGAGCATATAAAGTACTATTAGACAAAGCTATACATTTGATTTTTAGCTATGGATTCTGGAGGAGTAAGGAAAGGAACAGTAGCTTAGGATGTATTTCTACTCAAAAATCTTTCTTGACTCTTTCATAACGGTGAAGCATGACTGTCAtatctaattttgatttttgggtATGATTGTTGGATCTATGGAGTGTGGTCTGTTATTTGATTCTTGGGTTTTCTTTTGATCTGATCTTTGTTTTTGAGTCACTTGAAACaaataaatgtgaaaaaataaaaaaaatattaagattgattttttaaaactaatcaaagttatTATTCTTATAATATTTAAGTGTACTTGTTAAAAAAGCAAATATTGAGATGCAAATATAAttctcaactttttctttttgtttttttttcttttgataacTAAAGTTCccaaaacataaataattattttaaatttttatataaaaaagaataattgCAGATTATTTAAAgcaatatttattaaatttgttTGAAATCACCAGAAACCGACCTTAGCTCAGTTGGCAGAGCGGAGGACTGTAGTTGGTAATAGCTATCCTTAGCTCAGTTTGCGTTTTTTCTAACAAAGATTACCCTAGATTTCCAATTGTTCAATTTATATATTGGCATTTTGATTTACTTTATTTAGGTTTTAAATTGCAAATGGGCTTAGTCGGATCTGAGTTGTAAAGAGAAGACAAGGTTACCAATAAGGTTAGTCCAGCTTGATTCATCCTTTTCGATTCAATTTACTATGGATTTTTTTGGATTTCAGTTGTGCTGTGTGATAATTGGGATTTGCTTACATCAGTTgcctatatttttatttattcattatgttgtGTTGCTGCTTTCTTTTATATTTGTTGTTTTAGTATGAATATTGTAATTTGGGGTTGGATTCTATATAAACTGCAAAGAAATCCAGAACTTTGTTAAAGAAATCATTTGCGGTATGTTGGTATTTGATTTAATTGGGATTTTATATCTATCTGGAATTTGATTTGTTACAGATAATGAATGAATACTAAATGGAATTTGGTTTGTTGCATGAATTAGTGCACGAGTAAAGAATTCCTATTATAAGGCTGTCCAATTCTGTGTGCATTCCTCCAACGAGAAAGGTCTCTGGCTAAGCTAAGCTAAGCTCTAAAAATGCTTACAGTAGTTTTTGGTGAAATAAATTTAACAAAAGTTACAACCTCTGTTTTGATAATTTCTGATTTTGGATTTTTTAGAATTAAACATATTTGTTACATAAATTTTATTGGATTTAGTAATGTTTTTCCATCATGTCTTTTATAGCAGTCCTTTTGAAACCAAAAGCAGTTGGTTGCTTCAGCTGCTTTGAGAAAATGTATGCTTTGCTTTACCAACATGTGAGAGAACATTAAGTATTGATATGTAACTGTTTGCTTGTGTATTTGTGGTATGTATGATTCTGGGCTTCTGTTTTTGCCTTTCTGGCATTACATTGTTGTGtcgttatttttcttcttttgtttcttgTAATGCTGTAATTTTATTTCCTTTTCTCATTGATTATGTGCTTTGTTTGTTTTGTGTTGCCTTGTAGCCTTTATTCTGGTTTTTCCTATCCTTTTTACAGAACTGTATATTTCTTTGACTGAGGGACTAGGGAAACAAGTACATTTTTTGCAGATGACTTAATGATATGTCCATTGTTTGAGTGTTAGCTGCAGTTCTGGGAAATACATTTTTCCTTCTGCAATTATTTCATAGTTTCTCTGCCTTTTGGAGTCATTTCgttttttttcttacaaaatGGAAATTCGCTCTGGGCTatttacttttttctttttaacttgagattaatactaatataaaactttcTGAAAGCAGTGTTGAAATAAACAGCCCTAAATGTAAATTGGGTTTTAGTTGCATTTTAATGATTATATGCATGTAGGTGAAGAAGAGAAATTGTTGTTGCATTTTAGTGATTGTAGCAactaacaaattttaaattgtTGTTGCATTTTACAACTTTTTACTTCATACAATAGTAAAAGCAAAATGATAATCTATATACATGTATGCATATATGGCCAGGAAGAGTACTACAAGAGATAGCTTGACAGCGTagtaatatattttcaattaggtaGTGCTTACTAAAAAATGACTTCTTCTGCAACAATGGCTCCTCACTGTAATCAGgtatcttcttctttttttgtgCCCTGTAAAACAGTCTTCCGTAATTGCCTTTTTTCTAAAAAAGATTACCCTAGATTTCCAATTGTTCAATTTATATAATGGCCTTTTGATTTACTTTATTTAGGTTTTACATTGCAAATGGGCTTAGTCGGATCTGAGTTGTAGTGCTTACTAAAAAATGACTTCTTCTGCAACAATGGCTCCTCACTGTAATCAGTTTGATTCATACATTTCGATTCAGTTTACTATGGATTTTTTTGGGTTTCAATTGTGTTGTGTGATTATTGGGATTTGCTTACATCAGTTGCCTATATTTTTGGTTATTCATTATGTTGTGTTGCTGcttgtttttatgtttgttgTTTTAGTATGAATGTTGTAATTTGGGGTTGGTTTGTATATGAAGTGCAAAGAAATCCAAATTTTGTTTAATAGTTTGGTGATTGAGTTTTGGGGATTTGTATTGATATTTGATTTAATTGGGATTTTATATCTATATTTGATTTAAGAGTTTTGGTTTGCTGCATGAATTAGTGCGTGAGTAAATAGCTTTCAAGTGTCTTTACTGTTCATTTTATGACAGAACGAGTAGATCAACCTGAAATGATATTCAAGTATTGCTCAAATagtctgtttttatttttttcgaaaggAGAAAGAGGTCACTTGTATAGACTGACCCCTCTCCCAAAATGTATTGAAAACCTCACTTTTTGCGGAGGAAAACCATGGTTACAGAGTTTTAGCACAAAACAACCAAAACGAATATTATTCAAACAAGACATAAGCATATAAAGTACTATTAGACAAAGCTATACATCTGATTTTTAGCTATGGATTCTGGAGGAGTAAGGAAAGGGACAATAGCTTAGGATGTATTTCTACTCAAAAATCTTTCTTGACTCTTTCATAACGGTGAAGCATGACTGTCATATCTGATTTTGATTTTTGGGTATGATTGTTGAATCTAAGGAGTGGTCTGTTCTTTGATTCTTGAGTTTTCTTTTGATCTGTTCTTTGTTCTGAAGTCACTCTAAACAGTGATGAATACCCTAGTAACTACTAAGAAAGAGCCAAGTAAGAATTTTGGAATAGGAAACTATATCATGAAGGTGAAAATGGTCAAGGTAAGGGATACGAAATACCCTAGGTGTACTTAGTAACATGTGGGTacatttgtataattaatacaatagttGTCGTTTTAGGATTTCATATGAGAAGTAAAATTTGCTTGATTTCCAAAGACTttggttgttgatgattgaATATTGATAATGGTCTTCTAGTTTGCAGCGGTCCCTGACTGTTCCCGACATTGTTCGCACCATGGTAAGCTTTTGCATTGAGATTGTACTCTAATTTTTGCTTTCTGCTTAAAGCTAGGCTTTAATGGTGACTGATTATATACACGAACTTTATCGAATTAGCTTATGCAGAGGCTGTATCAGAAAACAAGGCTTCTTGTGTGTACCAAATaccctttctctctttctttcaaaCCGGGCACCCGTTTTAGCCTCCTTTCATGGAAAACTTACTTAAGGGTACTTGGAACTGTACAAAGCCAATCATCTTCCACACCTTCTGCTGATTCCAGCCAATATGGCTTGAATCATAAATCCAACAGTCAAACGTATGATGGTGCAAGTGGGTTTGGGATGGTTGGCCTTCAAAATCAATTCAACGGTGCAGAGGATGAGAGTTATTGCAATGATGAATTTGCATCTGATGTTGAAAAGATCTATAGAATCTTAAGAAAATTCCACTCTAGGGTCCCGAAGCTAGAGCTGGCCTTGCAAGAATCTGGAATCACTGTGCGTTCAGGCTTGGCTGAACGCGTCTTAAATCGATGTGGTGATGCAGGGAACTTGGGGTACAGGTTCTTTGTGTGGGTGTCAAAGCAGCCTGGCTACAGACCCAGTTATGAAGTTTACAAAGCCATGATCAAGTCATTGGGGAAGATGCGCCAATTTGGTGCTGTTTGGGCACTACTCGAGGAGATGAGGAAGGAGAACCCTCAGTTGATAACATCTGAAGTGTTTATTGTTCTGATGAGAAGGTTTGCTTCAGCTAGAATGGTTAAAAAAGCAATTGAAGTGTTGGATGAAATGCCCAAGTACGGCTGCGAACCCGATGAGTATGTCTTTGGTTGTTTGTTAGATGCTTTGTGCAAGAATGATAGTGTTAAGGAAGCAGCTTCTTTATTTGAAGACATGAAGATTCAGTTTAAGCCTAGTTTAAAGCATTTTACTTCATTGTTGTATGGTTGGTGTAGAGAAGGGAAGCTTATGGAGGCAAAAGTTGTACTGATTCAGATGAGAGAAGCGGGTTTTGAACCAGACATTGTGGTTTATAACAATTTGCTTGGTGGGTATTCTCATGCTGGAAAAATGGCGGACGCTTATGATCTTCTGAAAGAGATGAAAGGGAAGGGCTGTGTTCCTACTGCAGTATCGTATACCATTTTGATTCAGGTTCTCTGCAAACATGAGAAGATGGAAGAAGCCATGCGTATTTTTATTGATATGGAAAGGAGTGGCTGTCATGCAGATGCTATGACTTACACTACTTTGATAAGTGGGTTTTGTAAGTGGGGAAAGATTGAAAAGGGTTATGAGATTTTGGATAGTATGATCCAGCAAGGCCATACTCCTAGTCAGAATACCTATTTGCAGATTATGTTGGCACACGAGAAGAAGGAAGAGCTGGAGGAATGCTTGGAGCTCATGGTGGAGATGCAAAAGATTGGTTCTGTTCCTGATTTGATCATATACAATGCTGTGATCCGGTTGGCATGTAAACTAGGGGAAGTTAAAGAAGGTGTTCGATTATGGAATGAAATCGAAGCAACTGGGTTAAGTCCAGGGCTTGACACCTTTGTGATTATGATTCATGGCTTCCTTGGGCAAGGCTTTC
This window harbors:
- the LOC115708964 gene encoding pentatricopeptide repeat-containing protein At3g49730 gives rise to the protein MLMQRLYQKTRLLVCTKYPFSLSFKPGTRFSLLSWKTYLRVLGTVQSQSSSTPSADSSQYGLNHKSNSQTYDGASGFGMVGLQNQFNGAEDESYCNDEFASDVEKIYRILRKFHSRVPKLELALQESGITVRSGLAERVLNRCGDAGNLGYRFFVWVSKQPGYRPSYEVYKAMIKSLGKMRQFGAVWALLEEMRKENPQLITSEVFIVLMRRFASARMVKKAIEVLDEMPKYGCEPDEYVFGCLLDALCKNDSVKEAASLFEDMKIQFKPSLKHFTSLLYGWCREGKLMEAKVVLIQMREAGFEPDIVVYNNLLGGYSHAGKMADAYDLLKEMKGKGCVPTAVSYTILIQVLCKHEKMEEAMRIFIDMERSGCHADAMTYTTLISGFCKWGKIEKGYEILDSMIQQGHTPSQNTYLQIMLAHEKKEELEECLELMVEMQKIGSVPDLIIYNAVIRLACKLGEVKEGVRLWNEIEATGLSPGLDTFVIMIHGFLGQGFLVEACQYFKEMVERGLLSAPQYGTLKELINTLLRADKLEMAKDIWSSIVNKGCEINVSAWTIWIHSLYKNGHVKEACSYCLDMIEADAMPQADTFAKLMRGLRKLYNREIAAEITEKVRKMAEERQITFKMYKRRGERDLIEKVKEKDDGRKRRGRRRRWGGGRHSSAKAL